The Lysobacter panacisoli genome includes a window with the following:
- a CDS encoding M14 family metallopeptidase — MNATTAFYPIGTPGIAWGAAEKAEWLSRQRRQRSYADEVVGEIDRLRERFDVVQYGQLTYADETHALFALRNRDWNDALPVVLVTGGVHGYETSGVHGALRFVDRHADEYAGRANLLVAPCVSPWAYERIHRWNANAVDPNRSFRDDSPAEESAALMRLVAPLRERVLVHIDLHETTDSDESEFRPALAARDGKPFEPDGIPDGFYLVDDSEHPQPAFQQAVIDAVAKVTHIAPADAEGKIIGSTVVAPGVIRYPLRKLGLCAGMTDARYKTTTEVYPDSPRATPEQCNAAQAAAVCAAIDFALAPR; from the coding sequence TCTATCCCATCGGAACGCCCGGAATCGCGTGGGGCGCGGCGGAGAAGGCGGAATGGCTGTCGCGACAGCGCCGGCAGCGCAGCTACGCCGATGAAGTGGTCGGCGAGATCGACCGGCTGCGCGAGCGCTTCGATGTCGTCCAATACGGACAGCTGACGTACGCCGATGAAACGCATGCGCTGTTCGCGCTGCGCAATCGCGACTGGAACGATGCGTTGCCTGTCGTGCTCGTCACCGGCGGCGTACACGGCTACGAAACCAGCGGCGTGCACGGCGCGCTGCGCTTCGTCGATCGTCATGCGGACGAGTACGCCGGTCGCGCGAACCTGCTCGTCGCGCCGTGCGTCAGTCCGTGGGCGTACGAGCGTATCCATCGCTGGAACGCCAACGCGGTCGACCCGAACCGTTCCTTCCGCGACGACAGCCCGGCCGAGGAATCTGCCGCGCTGATGCGACTGGTCGCGCCCCTGCGCGAGCGTGTGCTAGTGCACATCGACCTGCACGAGACTACAGACAGCGACGAGTCCGAGTTCCGTCCCGCGCTCGCCGCACGCGACGGCAAGCCGTTCGAGCCCGACGGCATTCCCGATGGTTTTTATCTGGTGGACGACAGCGAACATCCGCAGCCGGCGTTCCAGCAGGCGGTGATCGATGCGGTCGCGAAAGTCACGCACATCGCGCCGGCAGATGCCGAGGGCAAGATCATCGGTTCGACCGTGGTCGCGCCCGGCGTCATCCGCTATCCGCTGCGCAAGCTCGGCCTGTGCGCGGGCATGACCGATGCGCGCTACAAGACCACTACCGAGGTCTATCCCGACAGCCCGCGCGCCACGCCCGAGCAGTGCAACGCCGCGCAGGCTGCGGCCGTTTGCGCCGCGATCGATTTCGCACTGGCGCCGCGCTGA